The window CCCACCCGGCTTCACCACGCGCGCCAGCTCCTGAGCTTTACAGGGGGCGTAGATCCTGACAATGGCATCCATTGAAGCATCAGCAAAAGGCAGCCGATGACTTGACGCAACACAAAATGTCACCTGCGGATAACGCCTTGCTGCGGCCTTGATCGCCACCTTCGAGACATCAAGACCAAAGGTCACACTTCCTGCCAGCGCATCGGCAAACGCGTGCGTGTAATACCCTTCCCCACAGCCGATATCGAGAATCGCCGCGTCACCTGGCGTTAACGTTTCCTGGAGAACATTCACAATCGCCTCACGCAGCGGCTGATAGTGGCCGGCATCGAGAAATTCCCGACGTGCCTGCATCATTTCCGCACTGTCACCTGGATCGCGTGAGCGTTTGTGTTGAACAGGCAGTAAGTTGACATACCCTTCTTTCGCCACATCAAACTGATGCCGCCCAGGGCAGGCAAAACTGTTGTTATCTTGAGTAAGAGGCTGATGGCAAAGGGGACAGGAAAACAACATGACAACTCCGGCAGATGGCTTCAGGGCGCAAGTGTAACGCGAATTGCGCCCAGGGAAAATAACTTACAGCGCCGGAGAGACGTCGTTATTACCGTGCATTACCAGCAAGTGTTCCGAGTCAGCTGGCATGCCATCCGGTTTAACGTTTTCCAGACGCAGCACATCCCCCATTATCTGACTAAAGACGGGGGCCGATACGGCACCACCGTAATACGCCCCATTTTGCGGGTTGTTGATAACCACCACCAGCGCAAACTTCGGATCGCTTGCCGGAGCCACGCCCGCCGTGTATGCCACGTATTTATCGACATATTTGCCGTCATCGCCAATTTTCTTTGCCGTCCCGGTTTTTACCGCCACCCGATAATCTCGTACCGCAGCCTTTGTTCCCCCGCCGCCGGGCAGCGCAACGCTTTCCATCATATGCTCAACCTGATGAACTAACGCCTCAGACATGACGCGTCGGCCTATTACCGGCGGATCGATACGGGTGATGGACAGCGGTCGATAGATGCCAAAACTGCCAATGGTGGCGTAAACGTGCGCCAACTGTAGCGGCGTGACCATTAATCCGTAGCCGAAGGCAAAGGTTGCGCGATCCAAACTGCTCCAGTAACGTCTCTGAGGCATTAAGCCGCTGCTTTCGCCAGTCAACCCTAGACCTGTCGGTTCGCCAAAACCAAAGCTCTTGTAGGTGTCCAACAATCGCTGAATGGGCATAGCTAATGATAAATGTGACACGCCGGTATCGCTCGATTTTTGCAAAATACCGGTCAGCGACAACTCAGGATAATAGCCAACATCGCGAATACGGTGCCCGTCAAGATTAAAGGGGTGGGTATCAATCACGCTGTCGGGCTGTACAATTCCCTGTTGCAGGGCAGTCATAAGCACCAACGGCTTAACGGTAGATCCTGGCTCAAAGGTATCGCTGATCGCGCGGTTACGAAAATCGTCCAGCACCGCACCGTCGCGGTTATTGGGGTTGAAATCCGGGAAACTCGCCATCGACAATATTTCCCCAGTGGCGATGTTGATCAGTACCGCCGCCCCAGACTCGGCTTTATTCCACGTCACGGCATTGTCCAGCGCATCCTCGGTGACCGTCTGCAAGCGTTCATCGATGCTGAGCTGCAACTCATGTGCGGGTACCGGCATCACTTCCGTGATGTTCTCAATCACATGACCAAATTTGTCTTTACGCACCAACCGCGAGCCGGGTTTGCCCATCAACTGGCTATTGAAACTTTTCTCTACCCCTTCAATACCCTGGCCATCAATATTGGTGAAGCCAATCAAATTCGCGGCAACGTGACCGGCGGGATAGAAACGACGGGACTCTTCGCGAAGATTAATCCCCGGAAGATTCAGATTATCAACCCACTGCGCCTGTTGGGGTGAAATCTGGCGCGCCAGGTAGATAAACCGTCCGGCGGGGTTACTATTAACGCGTTCCGCCAGTGCGCTAAGCGACAAATTCAACGTTTTTGCCAACGCTTGCCAGCGCTCGTTATACCCGACACCACCTTTGCTAATAATCGTCTTAGGATCGGCCCAGACAGCATTAACCGGTACGCTCACCGCCAACGGTCGCCCTTCTCTGTCGGTAATCATTCCACGCGGTGGTGCCGTCGTTACTTCACGTAATGAGCGCATGTCCTCCTGCTTCATCAGACTGGTCGGCGTGACGATTTGCAACCACGCAACCCTGCCAAGGAGCAGCCCCAGACTCAATAAAATTGCCGCGCAAAGCAGGGCAAAACGTACGGGAGTAAAATTGCGTGCATCGCCGTCGTTTTTCTTTTTCACCTGTTCTCCAGCAAGATAGTTTTTCAGGTGACTGATTTAACGAGAATTAGCGACAGAAAGCGGGGAAAAGAATGCTACGAATATCACGCCTTTGCAACAAAGCGCTAATGGGACGGCATTTTGAAATACTTTGACGTAATCTGAATTAAAAAGCCCCGCAAATGCGAGGCTTTATATCTGAAATTGCTGCGCCTGAGCGCTTCAAATCAGTGGTTTCGATCAGATAGCTGTTACGTTAACAGCAGCCGGACCTTTCTGGCCGTCCTGAATTTCGAACTCAACGTTCTGGCCTTCAGCCAGAGTTTTGAAGCCGTTACCCTGGATTGCAGAGAAGTGTACGAACACATCTTTGCTGCCATCAGCAGGAGTAATGAAACCAAAACCTTTAGACTCGTTGAACCACTTAACTTGACCTTTAATCTTTGCCATTTGCAAAATTCCTTAGAGTATTTTCTTCGCCCGCAGGCATAACATAGATAAAACTGAGACATTACTGCTTGAGGCACTAATATAAGGTTCGGCAGAGAAGCGGTATTCAACGTCAACGTGTTTACTCAGGACTTCTTTACTGAAAATGCCACACATAAACAGAACTGTACCTCGTTTAACCCAAAACGTGTTATCACATACAACGATAATAATGGCAAGCCATTTTTAAACGTGTCTCGATCGGTCGCACAAATCCCGAAGTTCATCTCACGACAACTGCACAGTTATGCGCCAGACCGAGTCTGGATATATTCTCACCGCTCCCGCCCTGCCCCGGCTGGCATACGCAGCAGCCGCGACATGTCTACCATAGCTCACCTTGTGAGGTTGTTCCAGACTCACTGATGCACCGTGTGCTGAATATCATTTTTTATGCTTAGTAATGCATAATTTGTCACAACGGTAAAAATGAGATCCGTCTTCTGGTTTTGCAGAAAAATAATGAAAGAATGATGACAAAGCACAAAAAAAGTAAGAGAAACGTTTCGCTGATAATAAAAACGATCACTATCACAAAAATGGCATAATCATATTATTAACGTATGGGTAATTATATTTAACACCACGTACAGGCACAGAATTAATCGGCCAACATGGATTGATGGAAGAACGTTATCGACAGTTCACCGCGCGAACCGCGTGGAGGTCGCAGAAGAAAATGATATGGCAGGGTTAACGACAGGATGGAATATCTGAGAACAGCGTCATCAGACGCCCACCCTGTCTTTCAGTTGACTAACGTTCTGCTACCAGGCGAATGATACTTTCATCTTCATCCTGGTTTTTCACTGCAGGTTCTGCGGCTTTTTCAGGTTCGTTAGCTTCACAAAGACGACGAAGCAATGCGTTCTGTCGTTTTTGTTGATCTAACAACGCTTCAAGTAACTCGATCTGCTCATTAGTTCGTGAGCTTGCCCGATTGATGAAGAACCACAGCACAAGCCCGATAACCAGAACCACCACCGATACCACTAAAGACGCAAAACTTAGCGCGCCAGAGTTCAAAACTTCGTTCATTTTACCACCTCAATGTAGACAGCGTAGTTTACCACTGCCGCACAAGAAGGTAATCAACTGTTGCTAAAATGCGCTTACCAGGGAATAAATTTATTGATGGCACAAATTCCGTTGAAAAATTGTACGTCCTGATCGCACATGATGTTGAACACCTGCGCCCACATCAGTATGCATACCAGTACGACAATGATCAGCACCACCCACCGAATTTTTTTCACTCCAACTCCACTCTCCGAATCCACATCTTATGCGACTAAATTATCATGCGTTACCTAAACCCAACGTTAACCTTAGCGGCATAAATATTTTTAGGAATGATTCACTTGTTTCATTCAGTGTACAAGCTAATCTTATAATAACGAGAAAAGATAAGAGGTTGTAATGCGTCTGATTATTCGCGCAATTGTATTGCTGGCTCTGGTTTGGATTGGTTTATTACTGAGTGGCTATGGCGTGCTGATAGGGAGTAAGGAGAACGCAGCAGGACTGGGTCTGCAATGCAAGTACCTGACGGCACGGGGCACCAGCACCGCACAGTACGTACATACCAGCAGCGGTATCATCGGCTTGTCGGACTGTCCCCTGTTAAGGAAAAGCACCGTCATTGTCGATAACGGTTAATATTGAAGCAAGAAAATCACCTGTTATTGGTGTCGGCTTGTATTAATTTTGCTCATTTAAAAAGCCCCGGTACAAAATACCTGGGGCTTTTGACCTATTGCGTATAAATCAAATCAGAATGGATAATCGTTATAACCCATTTGTTCTGAAATTTTTCGCGCAGCCGTGTGCAGCATTTCGACATATTCGTGTAATCGCTCTTCAGAAAAACGCAGAGTCGGGAATGAAATACTCAAACCTGCGATGACCACACCGAAACGATCAAAGACCGGAACGCCGATGCAGCGCAGTCCTTCTTCCTGCTCTTCGTTGTCTTCACCGTAGCCTTGCTCACGCACTTTATCCAGCAGCAGCAGCAACTCATCAGTGCTGGTGATCGTACGGTCGGTGCTGCGTTTGTATTCCACGCCTTCAAGAATCTGTTTTACTTCGTCACGGTCACGCCATGCCAGCAGTACTTTACCGATCGCCGTGCTGTATAACGGGTTACGACGTCCTACGCGAGAATACATGCGTAAATTGTACATCGAGTCGATTTTATGGATGTAGACAATGCTGTCTTCGTCCAGCGCACCGAGGTGGACCGTCTCTTTAGTTAAACGCGACAGTTCACGCATCTGAATATCAGCGCTACGGATCAGATCGACGTTTTGCAACGCGCGAGCGCCCAGTTCAAACAGTTTCAGGGTCAGAGAGTATTTCTCAGACTCACCTTCCTGTGCCACATAACCCAGCGTTTTCATGGTCTGTAAAAAGCGATAAACGGTGCTTTTAGACATCATGACGCGTTGCGACAATTCGGTTATACCAATTTCGCGCTCTTCACCCAGCGCCTGCAGAATGCCAAAAACCTTCAGCACGGAAGAAACAGAATCGGGTTGTTTATCCAGATCTGCGATAGCCATTTATCACCTCATTACGAGTGTTTTATAAAAATCAGAACCGGTTTTTATTATAATTTCACGTACCGATGCTCGCAATCCATCTTTGCCCACTTAGTTACAAATCTGCGACATAACACCTGAATATCAATGCTAAAATTATTATTCTCATCATAATTTCCGACAATATTGACTTCCTATGGATAAATTTCAGGCCGATGGCCTGCCGCTGCCCCAACGATATGGCGCAATATTAACCATTATTATGGGTATTTCGATGGCCGTACTGGATGGTGCAATTGCCAATGTTGCCCTGCCGACGATTGCCGCCGATCTTCAGGCCTCCCCCGCCAGTTCAATTTGGGTCGTTAATGCCTATCAAATTGCGATAGTGGTTTCACTACTCTCATTTTCTTTTTTGGGCGACATGTTTGGCTACCGACGTATTTATAAATGCGGACTGGTCGTTTTTCTGCTCGCATCTCTCTTCTGCGCATTATCAGATTCCCTGCAGATGCTCACGCTGGCGCGCGTGGCACAAGGGTTTGGCGGAGCCGCATTAATGAGCGTGAATACGGCGCTGATCCGGCTTATTTACCCTCAACGCCAACTGGGGCGCGGAATGGGTATTAATTCATTCATCGTGGCGGTCTCGTCTGCTGCAGGTCCGACTATTGCCGCGGCGATCCTCTCCATTGCCTCATGGAAATGGTTGTTTTTGATTAACGTACCGCTTGGGATTATTGCTCTACTGCTGGCTATGCGCTTTTTGCCCGCAAACGCTGCACGCAGCAATAAACCCCGTTTTGATTTACCCAGCGCGGTGATGAATGCGTTAACGTTCGGTTTGCTGATAACTGCACTCAGTGGGTTTGCCCAGGGACAGTCACTCACGCTAATCGGGGCTGAACTGGCGGGACTTCTCGTGGTGGGCTATTTCTTTGTCCGTCGACAGCTGTCACTACCTGTACCGCTGTTACCGGTTGATCTGCTGCGCATACCGCTTTTTTCGCTCTCCATCGGCACCTCGATCTGTTCATTCTGCGCGCAAATGTTGGCCATGGTCTCTCTCCCCTTCTTTTTACAAACCGTGTTGGGTCGTAGTGAAGTTGAAACAGGTCTGTTGTTGACCCCATGGCCGCTGGCCACCATGGTTATGGCACCGCTGGCGGGTTACCTGATTGAACGCGTCCACGCCGGGCTTTTAGGGGCATTAGGCATGGTGGTGATGGCATGCGGGTTATTTTCTCTGGTGTTGCTGCCCTCCGCCCCGTCGGACTTCAATATTATCTGGCCGATGATCCTGTGCGGTGCTGGCTTTGGTCTGTTCCAGTCACCAAACAACCATACCATCATCACTTCCGCGCCGCGTGAACGCAGCGGTGGCGCAAGCGGGATGCTGGGAACGGCGCGTTTACTGGGACAAAGCACCGGTGCCGCGTTAGTGGCGTTGATGTTGAATCAGTTTGGCGACAGCGGTACCCACATGTCTCTGCTGGCGGCCATTCTGGCGACGCTTGCCGCTATTGTCAGCGGACTGCGGATCACCCAACCTCGGATTCAGGCGTAAAAAAAGCGCGTCTAACGACGCGCTTCTTCATTATTTAACCTGCTGCGGGTTATTTCAGGTATTCCCCACTGCGCAGCGCTTCAATACGCTTATCCAGCGGCGGGTGAGTCATAAACAGCTCACTCAGCGACTTAGATTTACCGTTGATGCAGAAGGCCATCATGCTGGTTGCTTCCTGCGGCTCATAGCTGGTTTTCAGCCGCTGCAGCGCAGCAATCATTTTCTCACGACCCACCAGTTTGGCAGAGCCTGCATCCGCATGGAATTCACGATGACGTGAGAACCACATGGTAATAATGCTCGCCAGAATACCAAACACCAGCTCCAGCACCGTCGCTACCGCGAAATAGATTAGCGGGTTGCCGTTGCTACCCTCACCTTCTTCACGGTTTCCGCCCATAAAGCCGGCGGCGAGTTGCGCCAGAATACGTGAGATAAAGATAACAAAGGTGTTCACCACGCCCTGGATCAGCGTCATGGTAACCATATCGCCATTGGCAATGTGGCTAATTTCATGTGCGATAACGGCTTCGGCTTCATCGGGACTCATGTTTTGCAACAAGCCGGTGCTGACAGCCACCAGCGACGCATCCCGGCGAGCGCCGGTCGCAAACGCGTTAATATCTGGCGCATGGTAAATAGCCACCTGCGGCATAGCGATCCCAGCCTGACGAGCCTGAGTTGCTACAGTATTCATCAGCCAGCGTTCTCTTTCATTACGGGGCTGTTCAATTACTTCCCCACCAACGGACTTTAACGCCATCCATTTGGACATCAGCAGCGAAATAAAGGAACCACCAAAACCAAACAGCAGAGCCATAATCAACAAGCCTTGAACGCTGCTTGACTGAATCCCTGTCAGGCTCAATACCAGCCCGAAAACGACCATCACAGCCAGGTTCGTCAGCAGGAAGAGCGCGATTCGCATCATAATTTTCTTTTAACCTCAATTTAACAAAACGCACTATGCGATTACCCATATCGTATGGGTCTTACGGCTATTTTCAAGCATGCATACGTGCTAAGTCAGTAGAAAGACACAACTTTACATTTTACCGTATCAGACTGACGACTTCATACGCTTGTTAAAAAAACAGGCACAATTTCTTGTGCCTGTTGGATATTACTGTTTGGTCGCAGACTGTTCCGCTGGCTTGTCTTTTTCAAGACGCGCCAGGTCGAGCGCTATTTTCACCGTCTCATCGAGATACGGATCCGGCTCCTGGTAATCCTTCGGCAGATCGTCCAGTTTCTTCAGCGGCGGTTTACCTTCACGCTTCAAGCGATCGTTGATACGCGCCAGACGCAGGGCATCATCTTCGTTATTCTCTTTCTCACGCTGAGCGTAATTCAGAGACGCTATGTTGCGCTTATCTTTCAGGGCATTGAAACGAGCAATATCCTTCATGATGTACTGGAACTCAGGATCTTTAACGATACGCGCATTATGTTCTTTCAGTAATTCAGGACCAAACGGCGTTAAATTATCTGACTTCGCATAGGTTGCAGCATCAACGCTATCCCACGGTAAGGCGTTATCTTCGAACTTCTCACCGGTTTCAGTTTCTTCATTGCCTGTCGGCATGATGATATCCGGCGTCACGCCCTTACGTTGCGTGCTGCCACCGTTAACACGGTAGAATTTCTGGATAGTGTACTGAACGGAACCCAGCGCTGGCCATTCCGGACGCAGCATCTGATCGTAGATACGGTTCAGAGAACGGTACTGCTGCACGGTGCCTTTACCAAAGGTCGGTTCCCCGACGATTAACGCACGGCCGTAATCCTGCATTGCCGCGGCAAAAATCTCAGAAGCAGAAGCACTGAAACGGTCAACCAGCACCACCAGCGGGCCTTTATAGTAAACAACGCCGTCGGTATCACTGTCTTCGCGCACTTTACCGTTATTGTCGCGAACCTGAACAACAGGGCCAGAAGGAATAAACAGACCGGAAAGCGATACGGCTTCGGTCAGTGCACCACCACCGTTAGTGCGCAAATCAATGATCACGCTGCTGACATTCTGTTTTTCCAGCTTCTGCAGCTGAACTTTAACGTCATCCGTCAAGCCAACGTAGAAACCGGGAATATCGAGCACACCGACTTTTTCTTTGCCAACGGTTTTGACCGACATTTTAACAGCACGGTCTTCCAGACGAATACGTTCACGCGTTAGCGTAACGGTACGCGTCTTGGTGCCTTTACCGGCAGGCAGGATTTCAAGGCGAACCTTGCTACCCTTTGGTCCTTTGATCAGCGCGACAACGTCATCGAGACGCCAGCCAATCACATCAACGACGCCTTTACCAGCCTGGCCGACACCAACAATACGATCGCCTACGCTTATCGCCTTGCTTTTGGCTGCCGGACCACCCGCTACCATTGAATTAATAACGGTATAGTCATCATCCATTTGCAGAACCGCGCCAATACCTTCCAGAGACAGGCTCATTTCGGTATTGAACTGTTCGGTATTCCGCGGAGACAGGTAGTTGGTATGCGGATCGATTTCACGCGCAAACGCCGTCATCGCCAGTGAGAACACATCCTCACTGTTAGTCTGCGCCAGACGGCGAATAGCAAATTTGTAACGACGGGTCAGCGTTTCACGAATTTCAGCATCGGTTTTACCGGTCAGTTTCAGGCTAAGTTCATCGAATTTAACCTTACCGTCCCACAATGCGTTTAGCTCGGCTTCGCTTTTTGGCCATGGGGCCTTGCTGCGATCGAGGTTAAACGTGTCGTTACCGGTGAAATCCATTGGACGCGCCAGCACGCTTAACGCGTACTGGTAACGTTCAAACCGGCGCTTTTGCGCCAGATTGTAGAGATCGTAAAAGACATCCAGCTTGCCCGTGCGCAGTTCATCACCGATGACGGTTTTCTTTTTAGCAAACTGCTCTATATCGCTCGCTAACAGCACGTTATGGCTGTAGTCGAGCAGATTCAGATAGCGGTCAAAAATTTTTGCCGAAAACGCCTGATCCAGATCGAACTGGCGATAATGAGAACGCGTAAAACGCGATGTGACACGTTCGCTCACCGTCGCGTGCTGCGTTTCTTCCTTCAGTATGGGGAGTTGATCGGCACGCGTGATGTCTTCCACAGCGAGTGCCTGGCCTGCTAATGCAAGCAGACCAGCTAACGCAGTAAGCCTAAAAAAAGTGTTCATGCCAGGCCAGGCCTCCGTTTCAGAACACCAAGTGTTCTGCGCGTACAATCAAAGACATACCCGAATTCAGCTGTACACGGACGCCATCTTTGGTGATTTCTAATACGGTGGCATCCATCGCATTATTACCTGCTTTCACCTTTAAAGACTGCCCTACCTTCAGCACTGAAATATCAGACACTGGAGTATGCTGTTCTTCGCGAGGAGCACGCGGTGCTTGAGCGGCCGGTTTTTCAGCGCGAGGTTTACGCTCTGCACCTTCTTTACGACGCGGAGCAGGACGCGGCTTACGCTCGCGACGCGGTGCGCCGTCTTTTTCACCCGCAGCAGCTGCCGCTTCGCGTTTTTTCGCCTGTTGCTCGGCACGCTGTGCCTGAACGCGGGCTTTTGCTTCTTCAAGCTGTTTGCGCGCATGTTCGACGTGTTGCTCATCCAGCTCACCACATGGATTGCCGTCGAGATCGACACGCGTTGCGCCCAGCTTAACGCCATACAGATAGCGCCAGCTTGAAGTGTAGAGACGTAAGGCAGAACGAAGCTGTGTCTTGCTGAGGTTCATTTCACCCTCAACACGCTCTACCAGATCCTGAAAAATGCCAATTTTCAGCGGGCGCGCTTCGCCTTCCGCACTAAAACATTGCGGGAAGCGTTCGGCCAGAAACGCGATAACTTCTTTACTGCTATTCAACTTAGGTTGATTTTCCATGAAATTTCCTGATTACAACGGACGTAGCCAACAAGCGCAGGCATGAACAGGCGTCATTATAATGACGTCATCAGTAATTGCTACGTTATCCGTTGATTATCCTGCGACGGTCGCAAAGAATTTTTTGTAATCCGTCATTGCAAGCACGGTTTCAAGCTGTGCCACAAGCGTACGCAGCCCCTGTTCATCCTCTTCAGTAAAGCGGCCAAACGCTGTGCTATCAATATCCAGCACGCCGATTATCTGATTTTCAACCATGATTGGCAGGACGATTTCAGCATTGCTGGCGGCATCGCAAGCAATGTGCCCGTCAAAGGCGTGAACGTCTTCAATGCGCTGAACCTGGTTCTGCGCCACCGCTGTACCACACACGCCACGCCCAACAGGGATACGCACACAGGCGATCTTTCCCTGGAAGGGACCGAGCACCAGCGTGTCGTTTTCGAGCAGATAAAAACCAGCCCAGTTCACTTCTGAAAGACGTTCGTACAACAAGGCGCTGGTATTTGCCAACGTTGCCAGAAAACTGGTTTCACCTGCCATCAATGCGCGAAAATCACGGTTCAGATCCGTGTATAGCTCTATTTTGTTCATTATGTAATCACTTAGTTGTCTTACTTAAAACTGCAGCCTACTAAAATAAACATTAAATGCGTTAATGCTCAAGATCATTCCCGTCATGGGTTAAGATAACATTACTCTAACACTTTGATCCGCGATACATGGCCCTAAATACTCCACGCATCAAGCCATCCAAAAAAATAGCGATCAGGTCCGTCGGTGAGGCGCTACCCCGTGCGCACTACCAGCGTTGCCCCGAATGCGACATGCTATTTAGCTTGCCGAAAATGCGTTCGCACCAAAGTGCATACTGTCCCCGCTGTCAGGCAAAAATTCGTGACGGACGCGACTGGTCATTAACACGGCTGGCGGCAATGGCCTTCACCATGCTGCTGCTGATGCCTTTTGCCTGGGGAGAGCCGCTGTTACACATCTTTTTATTAGGCATTCGTATTGACGCCAATGTGGTTCAGGGGATCTGGCAAATGACCCGCCAGGGTGATCCACTCACCGCCTCCTTCGTGCTCTTTTGCGTGATGGGCGCGCCGATAATACTTGTCTCGTCCATTGCTTATCTGTGGTTAGGCAACATTCTCGGTATGAACCTGCGCCCGGTCCTGCTGATGCTGGAAAGGCTCAAAGAGTGGGTCATGCTCGACATTTACCTGGTCGGTATCGGCGTCGCGTCGATCAAAGTGCAGGACTACGCTTTTCTGCTGCCGGGCGTGGGGCTGTATGCTTTTCTTGCGCTGGTGATCCTCAGTATTCTGACGCTGTCGCACCTCAACGTGGAACAGTTGTGGGACCGTTTTTACCCGCAAAGACCCGCACGGCGCCCCGATGAACAGCTTCGCGTGTGCCTCGGCTGCCATTTTACAGGCTATCCGGACACCCGCAGTCGCTGCCCGCGTTGCCATATTCCGTTGCGCTGGCGCAGGAATCAAAGCATACAAAAGTGCTGGGCCGCGCTGCTGGCCTCGATTGTCCTGCTGCTGCCTGCTAATCTGCTGCCCATCTCGGTTATTTACGTTAACGGATCCCGGCAGGAAGACACGATCCTGTC of the Citrobacter freundii genome contains:
- the proQ gene encoding RNA chaperone ProQ; the protein is MENQPKLNSSKEVIAFLAERFPQCFSAEGEARPLKIGIFQDLVERVEGEMNLSKTQLRSALRLYTSSWRYLYGVKLGATRVDLDGNPCGELDEQHVEHARKQLEEAKARVQAQRAEQQAKKREAAAAAGEKDGAPRRERKPRPAPRRKEGAERKPRAEKPAAQAPRAPREEQHTPVSDISVLKVGQSLKVKAGNNAMDATVLEITKDGVRVQLNSGMSLIVRAEHLVF
- a CDS encoding GAF domain-containing protein, whose protein sequence is MNKIELYTDLNRDFRALMAGETSFLATLANTSALLYERLSEVNWAGFYLLENDTLVLGPFQGKIACVRIPVGRGVCGTAVAQNQVQRIEDVHAFDGHIACDAASNAEIVLPIMVENQIIGVLDIDSTAFGRFTEEDEQGLRTLVAQLETVLAMTDYKKFFATVAG
- the yebS gene encoding membrane integrity lipid transport subunit YebS, translating into MALNTPRIKPSKKIAIRSVGEALPRAHYQRCPECDMLFSLPKMRSHQSAYCPRCQAKIRDGRDWSLTRLAAMAFTMLLLMPFAWGEPLLHIFLLGIRIDANVVQGIWQMTRQGDPLTASFVLFCVMGAPIILVSSIAYLWLGNILGMNLRPVLLMLERLKEWVMLDIYLVGIGVASIKVQDYAFLLPGVGLYAFLALVILSILTLSHLNVEQLWDRFYPQRPARRPDEQLRVCLGCHFTGYPDTRSRCPRCHIPLRWRRNQSIQKCWAALLASIVLLLPANLLPISVIYVNGSRQEDTILSGIMSLASSNVGVAAIVFIASILVPFTKVIVMLTLLISIHFKCEQGLRTRILLLRIVTWIGRWSMLDLFVIALTMSLINRDQILAFTMGPAAFYFGAAVILTILAVEWLDSRLLWDAHESGNARFAD